In the genome of Ficedula albicollis isolate OC2 chromosome 4A, FicAlb1.5, whole genome shotgun sequence, the window GGTCCTGGCAAACCTCTCCAGGGAGCAGTTGGCGATGGCCTGGGAGCGCACCAGCGCGTACAGGAACAGGATGGAGTTGTAGGGGACAAAGCACACGACGAAAATGGCCACGTGCACGATGATCATCTTCAGCACCTTCTCCTTGTTCGTCCCAATCTGGGACAGCGTGGCCGGCTTCCGCAGAGTCCGGAGAACCAGCGAGGAGCAGGTGAGGttgagcagcagagggatgatGAACCCCACCACCTCAATAAATATGGTGATCTTGGACAGGTAGGTTTTCCAGATCCTTTTGGAGAACCCTTCGAAGCAGGTGGTGCTGGTGTTGGACACGTTGGTGGTGGAGAAGAGCGAGGCCGAGATTCCCCCGCTGAGGACCAGGATCCAAACGCCGGCGCAGACGACGGCGGAGTTGCGGCGGGTGCGGATGGTGCGGGAGCGGAAGGGATAGACGATGGCCAGGAAGCGATCCACGCTGATGCACGTCAGGAACAGCATGCTGCCGTAGATGTTGGTGAGGAACGCCGTGCCCGAGATCTTGCACAGCGTGTCCCCGAAGGGCCAGTGCCGGTTGAAGTTGTAAAAAATCTTGAAGGGCAGGGTGAACACGAAAAGCAAGTCTGAAACCGCCAGGTTGGTCATGAAAATGGCCGTCTCGCTCCGCATCTTCATCCGGAAGAGGAACACGAAGAGGGAGGCGCAGTTTGTGATCAAGCCCAGGATGAAGACCACGCTGTACACGGCTCCGTACAGGTTGTACTTGAAGGAATCATCTGTCAGGCAGGTATGGTTGTTGCTGTGGTTTCCCATGCCAAGTCTGGGATGGGCTTCCAAAGGCCTGCAAAGTCTACTTCAGTGACATCCATAAAATGAGGCAGGGAGCTCGTCCCTTCCCGAAGGAGCACATTCCAGGGAGGTGGCTGGACTCCCTCCTACCACATCTCCCTCATGGATCCTTTCATCctaaaggagagagagagagagcgcTGCTATCAGTCCTGAACCAGTCCCCCAAAGTGGCTGTGCAAGAGAAATCCCCAAATCAATGGATGTGCAAACAAGAGCAGGAATTAGTTTTGAAGCTCGTTTTTCCTCCACTCTCATTGGGGTTTTTCACCATTGAAGAAGGAATTTAATGATTTTGGCCTTTCCTTCCATCAGTCCCTCATCCTCCTGTTTGAAGGAGAGTGATtgttctgagcagcctggtctgtggaaggtgtccctgtccatggcaggggttggaacaagaggggctttaaggtcccttccaacccaaaccgttctatGATAATTCCAACTTCCCCCTTGgaaaggtttttctttaaaatctgagATGGAATTGGCTCAgtatgtttggaaaaaaatttaacagaatGAAACATCTGAAATTTCCCCCTAAACCTGCAACAAGAGGAGAAAAGCTGAAAGTTGTAGTGTTTGCTTTAAACTGTGCACTAAGGCAAGTTCTATGGATTTACAACCTTTTTTGatgcaaaagtatttttaaaaccccCAAGATCTATTCTAATTAAGAGCtgctttacttctttttctaattaaaaataggaGCATCTTTACACATGTTTTCCAAAGTGGAAAACTGTTGTATCTCAGAAATGTTTATCAAAAACACTTCCCAAAGCCATgctagcttttttttcctctgcttaaaAATGTCTGCAAATACTGTGTGACttccaaaaggaatttttttgcgAGTGTAAAACTTCCCCAAGAAAGATTCCTCTAAGCTGTAccaacagctgcttttcattcCTACTCTTTGTTGAGGTTTGGAATGTGAAATTTGGGAAACCTCACGAACTGCACTCTTGTAAGACTTTGTCCCAACTCAACAAGCTTTGGAGACATGTGGAGTTGGAGTGAGCATGTTTTTACTTGGACATAGGTGCTTCCTGAACTCCCTGGATCATCTCTGCTGgctattttaagtatttttaatgccTGTGAGGATAACCCCTTGGAAAGTCTCCTCGTTGGAGCAAGGAGGGTTTGTGAGTTGGATGATGAGCTCAGCACTTCTTGGAAATGTGGAGCAAAGTTGGGTCATGAAGGGAAAGACCTTTTCCTCACAAACTCCAGCCAACCAAATAAGAACTCGTTTGGAATCTTCTTGTAATTGAAGAAATTGAGGAGCTACAGCCAGGGGTAATTTGGAGGTGAAACCCTTGTGAAGAGTGGGATCCTTTCCAGAGTGATCCCCTGACAGAGGAGTTTCAGCTCCAAacctgtccctgagctgtgtAAAAGGTTGCAATGGCAACATATCaacaaacaaaatgagaaacaaagcaTGAATTCGAGACAATTTGGGATTCAAATTATGAAAATCAGATGTTTTCCATACGTTTTCCTCCTGGGAGTTCTCGCATGCAAGCTGTCAGCCTTGCTGGTAAAATGGCAAGTGTTGGGAAAGCTGGGATAGCCATGGCTTTGCCAAGTGGAAGGGGCAAGTTCCTCACCTGGGAGTGCCTGGAGAACCACAGGCTTCCCAAAATCTGGTgatgctgggagcaggcagcacctCATCTTTGCACctggcaaagcagcaggaaaggaagaTGCCCAGATCTCCCTTCCCAGGTGACTTCATCCTTTGGACACCCAAAAAGATGAATTGGAACTTGGAGGTCTGTCCTGTGAAAGTGCTTTTCATACTAAACTCATGGTTAAATGAGCTTTATTGGGAAACAAGCTAAAAAATAGtgtcaaatattttaatttatgagGAGCCAGGAGTAAAATCTCAAATGTGGGATTGAACTCATTTTCTTTGGATCTGtggtgaaaggaaaaaaagcaaaggttttGCCTGAAAGTTCAAATGGCTTTAAACAAGAGCTAAGTTGGGTTGGAAAGCTGACATGAGCTCCAACAGGAACAGCTGAGCCTTGGCTTAACCCTCAGCCTAAAACATTGAACCCTTGGCTTGGAGCTCCCTCCCAGTGCAGACACTCCCTGGTATCTCCACCAGGGGTTTGTGCTTTTGCTGGAATGTCATTCCCTGGGTGTGTGAACCCCAGGTGTGCCACTCCAGGCGTCGCTCTGGGTCCTGCTGGGGAGATCTCAGAGGGATGGGGTGTCCCTGGAAACCTCGCACAGCCTGATGGAAACCCCActttccaacctggcctggatTTTGGCAGCTCCCAAGGTTTGAAAGGTGCTTTTGGAACTCTCACCTTTGCTCCTGAGCAAGTGCTCAGCCTGACCCAGACACTCCTCACACAAGAAAAGCGATGCTCCATCACCTGActcttttctccctgctctgctccagacaGCCCCAAGGTCAAATCCCGTTTTTTCCAGTGTCTAATCTCTGGGAATTGCCTGCCAGCAATTGTCTAGTTAACTTATGGGCTTTAAAATACAGCCTGGCTTGTTTACCTATGGAACCCTGAGGTGTTTAAACAAGCTGACAAGTGGCTTTGAAACCCAGCCATGTGCTTTAAATTCTGTAGGATGAGTCCACAGATTGAGTTTTCCGAGTGTaaaattccctttccttcctttcctatGGATTAAAGCAGTGGGATGTTCTTCGTGGACATCACAGTCACCACTGCTGTTGCCTTgctgggaaaaataaagcaatatattttaaaaaactaagtAAATACAGGATGAAAagcaggttggtttttttatatatatatttcaggCAGGGCAAAGCTTTAAATCCTATATTTAAATTGAGGGCCAGTCCAGGAGGGGAGGAGTGTAATGGAATAAACCCTTGGTTAGTGTgataaaattcagaatattctctTGCTAGCAGGGATGGTACCAGCAAACCTCCAGCAGCAAAACCCTGTAATTCACAGTGAGATTCAGCAGAGTAGTTCCTCTGGGGCTTTGCTCTTTTATAGAAGAAATAACCTATCCTCCATGGactgaaaagagaggaaaacttGGTGTTATTTCCTATGGTGCCTGAGTATCCTGTTTACAATTCCTGTAtttcctcctcccagcacaCCAAGACACCTCCAAACTGCCAGACTGCAGCTCCATCCAGACTAACTGTTTGTTAGAACAGGAATTactgcagggaaagaaacaaatttaaaaccAGCCCTTGCCATTCCattatcccattttccctgttCTCCACCCGTGCAGCAAACTGGGGTCAGAAAAACCAGCGTGGAGTTTGGGGCTGGCATTTTTGGCAtcaatcacattttcttttagtCATGTGAGATGTCAGATGAGTGGAACTTTATCAGTCTGGACGTGAAGGACACCCTGTGTGTTCATTTAAACAGCTGAGCCCTGGGTTTGGGAGGTCTGGCACAGCCCTGATGGAAAAACCTCCCAGAGCTGAAGGATCTCTGCTGGATTATCATGGTGTGTACTCAGGTTATCTCTTCAATCTTGAGGAACAAAGGTTTATAGGTAGGGAAGCCCAAAGCTGCAGGACAGTGAGGTTTGGGGAGGATTCTCTGGGTTTTGTCCCAGGTTGTGGCTCCACTCCTTGTGTTTTTACAGGGTCTCTGCCCCCAGCCTTGGAAATAAATAGGGATTTTCCTGGGGCACAGCAAGAGCTTtacttctgccttctcctgaCAAGAATTCCATTCACTCCagggtttgcagctccctgctcctcaccccattGCTACAACCCCTGTGGGATGTGTAACTTACTCCCACCACGGAGCCCAGGGTTACAGCTTTACAACAAACTCAGCTCTGCAACTTCTTGgggtttctttccttcctttgttcCACTTTAACTAGGCAGAAGGCTCAAATAAGGGGTTTGTTATCTTATCTCAAATAAGGagatgtttggggttttggcaGATTTTTGCAGAGATGATAATTCTGTGTAAGTCT includes:
- the LPAR4 gene encoding lysophosphatidic acid receptor 4 — encoded protein: MGNHSNNHTCLTDDSFKYNLYGAVYSVVFILGLITNCASLFVFLFRMKMRSETAIFMTNLAVSDLLFVFTLPFKIFYNFNRHWPFGDTLCKISGTAFLTNIYGSMLFLTCISVDRFLAIVYPFRSRTIRTRRNSAVVCAGVWILVLSGGISASLFSTTNVSNTSTTCFEGFSKRIWKTYLSKITIFIEVVGFIIPLLLNLTCSSLVLRTLRKPATLSQIGTNKEKVLKMIIVHVAIFVVCFVPYNSILFLYALVRSQAIANCSLERFARTMYPITLCIATLNCCFDPFIYYFTSESFQKSFNIKTQIKMDSLFKTEVPLTKTALPAPQDEISDQAITNGGDPTSESHF